The Apus apus isolate bApuApu2 chromosome 14, bApuApu2.pri.cur, whole genome shotgun sequence nucleotide sequence CGTGTTATGGAAACTATGTAACCTGAACAGCTTCAGTTCAAAATTCAGTTGGATTTATGAGCTACTGAAAAGCAGGTGGTGGGATCAGGCCACTGCCCTTATAAGAATACACTGTATGTCAACAACTGCAGAGACTCCATTTTAACACATGCAAGATTTGAAAAGTTATtcttttggaaattaaaaaaagtgcaTCACCATAAAAAGGTGCAGTATTTCATCTGGATGCTCAAATATCTCAATATATTATGCCCAGACTAAAGCCCCAAGCAGAGTTCACTACTCAAATTAGTAACAGCCAACAATGAAGCCAGTTTTGTCTGGGGAAACAGACCAACTGTCAGACAGGGTTAACTACAACATCttaacattgttttaaaataaccaaGTTACTTCAATACATAATATTAAGATAAAATGTTCACAAAGATGCCTAACTTAACGAATGCTCATACTGTATGTGATGCCCAAGACAACTAATTTTGTTACTCCAAACCCAAAGATTCTTCCGTAGTTCTTTATCAATTTTTTGAACAATTTTGATCAGGTTTGATGCCACTAACTTCAGCGGCCACCCCTGAGTGCGCTATCACGAATGTGAAGCACAGGTGTGAGCCCTCGGCTGTGcctgctcccctcccctgcctggctccGCGCTCTGCTCGCACCGCCCCCCGCAGACCCTCCCACACTCCCCAGTCCTGCCCAGGAAGGCGACACTGGCCGAAATAAGACACAAGCTGCAcaaacccagcacagctgggcgCCTTATTTGAAGATAACACTACCCGAGCTGCTTTAAATAGAAGCAATGATGGGGAATATTGCCTTTGTTAATTCACAGAAGTTGTTTCCAAAATGGagtgttggtttctttttatgAATGAGTCTGCTCTATGGGTACCTAATTTTCCCATTTTGTTagttaaaatcttttaaaagtagctctatgcagattttttttttttttacttgaactATACTCACAGATCTATGTTTTGGCTCAGGAACACCTGGAAATTGAGGCTGCTCTGCTTCATActctgaaagtaaaaataaagcacagcaTTTATCCAGAAgacttcaaaacatttttctcttacaCAAACACTACTTTCCAAAGGTacttattctgcttttaaagaataaaaaatagtatGCAACTAATATATGTTTAACATGACATCTAATGTTTTGAAACAAGTGAGAATTTAGAGCCTCTTGGCTTGGCTTTAAGTCAAGCCCAAGGGTTTCAGTGATAAAAGAGCCCTTTATTGAGAAAAATAGTTTCTACcaacataataataataatttaaaatactttaatgtAGGTAGTTTGTAGATGCTTGCACAGAATTAACCATTGTTTTTACCAGTATTTATCAGTGCTCTTCAACTGGAATTCCCCTATAAGCAACTACATCCCCAGGACATTGCCAAGTATTACTGTCTCTACTTTCCAAAAGAATAAAAGGCAAAAGCTGTACATGATCCAAACAGATTACTGACTGAATCAggataaggaaaacaaaggaggGCAATGGACctgatgtgaaaaaaacctTACAGATCACACAACACAAAAACTCTTAAGAGCCAAGCCCAGCAGGTTTAACCATCCTGCCATAACCATTAGGAGACTTACTGGCAACACTAATTCCATGTACAGCACAGATGCCTCAGCTGAGTCTCATTAGAATAAACAACtttatttgtacattttaaatttccattttaatgcaaaataacTACTTTAAGGCATTATAAAGTACCAAGTGAGGAGAACCCCCACTTGGGCCCTGCAGAACTATGTGCTGGTCTCTGAGCTTTCCAGTCAGCCTCAGGGCTTTAACGCTTTGGGAAAAGACCAAGACTTGGAATGGAGTCAGACTCTGCTAACAGAAATTTTGTATTCACTGAACCTGAGTAATAGCAACAACGTTGtcacctctctgctttcccAAGGCAATGAACTGCCTCCCTTACCAGGATAACCCACTAACTAGGGTGCAATTACCACAGGCCAAACCAGAGGCCATGACACTTGTGATCACCTGGGTCCTCTCGGGCCTAGTGCAAGCGGgttacagaaacacacacacagctgttTACTTCAGAAGATGGCAACAATAAAATACACGGTAACGCTCAGGAGCACCAACTGCTCTTAGACTTGCTCTCTGTGGTAAGAGGGGCAGTTTTCAGCACCCTCCTCGAGGCAGGTGCAGCCAACCCCTCCGGGGGTTCCCTCCCCGGCCCCAAAGCAGGGGCACGGGAGCCCCGCGGCGGCCTCGGCCCGGGAAGCAGCGACGAGGGGCCTTCAAGAGCCCCGAGCGCCCGGGGCGCGTCTCTCCGGACAGGAGAGCAGCGCGGGGCCAGGGCCGGGGCCAGCTCACGGCGCTCCGTCCCCCGGCAGCGGCGGGCAGGCGCTCCCACCTGCGCACACCCGCTCCCAGAGCCCCAGGGCCTGCCCGCCCTCCGCCATCTCGCCCCGCGTCACCGCGGCAACCGCCCGGGCAGGCCCCGccgggggcgggcgcggcgcgtTCCCCTTCCGGGTCAGCGGGGCGGCGCGCGCTGCACGTGGCCGCGGCAGGTAAGCGGCGGCGGGACGGGCTGAggggcggccgggcccgggcTGGCCCGCCGAGCCGCTCCCGGGGTCCCAGCCGGGCGGTGTCCGTGCGGGCGGTAACCAGGGGTTGTCGCCGCGCGCCGCTCGGTCCATCTCCCGGGGGCAGAACCCGAGCGGGATGTGgggtgacccccccccccccagtcccGCCTGGCGAGGCCCCTGGCATCGGGCTCAGGGGGTCCGGCTCCTTCCCCGGGGGCAGAGCGCGCCCTTGGGCAGCCCCGGGTCTGTCGGCCCGGCGCTCGGGGAACACGGGCGGTCCCGGGGGGCGGTCACACCCCTGCCCGCTTCGTGTGAGCCCCGACACGCGCGCGGGGAACGGGTGTGGGTACCCCAGGGTGTCCTGCGGGACTTGTAAAGGACCTTGGCAGGGTGTCTTACAGGAGGCTTTTAAATCCTGTGGATTAGTTATTGATTAAATGGCAGAAGCTCCAGTAAGAGTTAGGAGGTTTCTCAGCAAAGGCAGGAGTGTCCCTGGGTGGGTAGCAAAGGCTTCTCTGCTGTAACCTGCTCAGGGGCATCAGTGTCCCCAGAAAGGCTGGCAAGGATGAGAAATAGCAAAGAGAAGCACATTCAAGGTAATAACTAAGGTGTCTTGAGGGGATCCTGTAATGCTGAGTGAGCAATAAAGTGGTGTGAAGTTCAGTGTTAAATAAGTGGAAAGTCATAGATAGATGGAAAACCACCTTAAGTATACTTACCAATTTTTATACACCTTCTGTCATGTAGGAGAGATTTTCAGAGGGTCTGTATTTCTGGGAAAATGTCATGCTTGGCAGCTGTCAAAAAGACAAATAGAAAATTACAAACTAACAGGGATAGAGCTaaagaacaagacaaaaaattacCCCTTGACCACTCCAGTAGACCATATTTTCAATGCTGCATGCAGGTCTGGTTCCCTCCATCAGGAGACCAGATTGTGAAATTGGAAAAAGAGTACCAGGGACAACGAGAGATGTGGAAAGGTTTCAGAATAAAGGAAGACCAAATAGACCAGGACTTGCATCATCTTGTTGAAGCAGTGCACTAACatcttcatttcattttttagaatgataataaagaaaaagagaaaagaagttcATGAGGAACctatacagaaaaagaaaaaggtgaaaagtAGAGGGAGCCAGACTGTCATTAAGATTGAGAAAGATGTTCAAGCTGTCATTAAAACTGAGGATGATGACACAAaaacaaagggaaggaaaaaggaagattttaaagAAGATGAATGTTCAGACCAATTTGaactgaagaggaagaagaagaagaagaagaaaaagaaagctgccTCAGAAGCACATTCAGAAGGTTCTGTGAATGTAGAAGGCCATCTGGATTCAGATTATCAAGAAGAAtcagagaaacaaattaaagttctcaaaaaggagaaaagaaaagcccGATATCATTCTTCCTTATCATTGGAGAATAATGAGAGTAGTGATGGGGAACTTTCTAATCATTGTACAGATGGtactaaggaaaataaatttgctttcataaaaagcagaaagaacagtGCTTTGAATTTGGAATTGGATGGTGAGgtagctaagaaaaaaaagaagagagacattttttctttttccctagaGGACATCCAGGACAGTGAACATGAACAGTTTGAAAAAGTTCATAAAAAGCCACACAGATACATTTCACAAGAAGAAGCTTTTTTGAATAAAAACCAGGGAACAGACATTATCCAAAATGATGGGGAGAGTTTTGCAAGAcgaaagaagaggaagaaaaagaaagataagtCCAACTCTGTTTTACCACATTTAGATAACGAGGACAACATCTATGGAGTCCCTGATGGCCCCAGTGCATTAAGTGATGTcaggaaaatgcaaagaaagaatTCCCAGGAACTTACATTGCcagacagagaggaaaagggcACCACTGGGAACTCTGGAAGTATCAGAGAGaccaagagaaagaagagaagtaAAGATGTTTCTTCCTTAATATATGAAGATAATCAAGACTACAGTCACAGAGTTCCTGATAAGGAtctcccagcacagcaacaAGTGGAGTCTGAGGTAGAAGAGCTTTCTgggaaaaaagccaagaagAATATTAAGGATAATAATGAAGTCattgagaagaaaaggaaaaagaagattcagaaagaggaggaggagacaaGATATTCAAAGTTTTCTTTAAGCAATGACAGTGCATCTAAAAGCCCAAAACTAACACGGCtagaaagcaataaaaaggaCAAAGAGAGTGAAAGGAAGCAAGTTGCATGTGTCAGAGGGGACACTGTAGAATGGGTATTATGCAACAATAATAATGTGCTTtgtgacagaaaaaggaaaaacagaaaaaaagcagcaccacAGGACTGTGCTGAAGAGCCAGGTTCAAAAGCACACATGAAAAAGCCTAAAATAGAAGACCTGGGAAGTGAGGCACTGGTAAGTTGTAAGAAAAGGTACCTTTGCACCCTCCTGCTAACCAATTGAAAGCTTTTTAGGTAGATAGGTCCCTATTTTGTGGAGGGTTCTGCCTGTTCTGACCCTTAGGTTACATTTAGATCAGTAGAGGCCTCCTCTGCTCTGGGTTTTTGGATCTACTGATTTCAGCACATAGTAGTTGTGAAACACAGGAAAGGATTTTTCATGCCTGCTGCTGTAGCAGCCAAGTGTTTCAATtgtgaaaatgtaaattttacaACTAACAAGTATTgacatgaaaagaaaactagtggggacagttcttctgtccCTCCTTCAGTTGCTCTTGGCAAAGTGGCAACACTCCCGTAAAGCAGGATTTTAATACCATATCGTTTTTTATCAAGAACTTTGAATGTGTGGCTTGTTTAAAAGTTAAACACTGGTTAACGAAGTATCACTGAAGATCTTTAACCTAGGGATAGAACAGGCCATAGCACTTGCTGCCTCTCAAGCACACTTCATGGTGTGTGTAGCACTTGGTGTGCACTCATATATGCAAGTTTCTTTGTGTTCTGTGCAAACCTGGCAGCTTTCTGGGATCTAGTGCTAAtaattaaatacagatttttataagCAGATTTTGCAGCCTTTATGGAGACCCAGATACAGGATTTTTCCACAAAA carries:
- the KNOP1 gene encoding lysine-rich nucleolar protein 1; the protein is MIIKKKRKEVHEEPIQKKKKVKSRGSQTVIKIEKDVQAVIKTEDDDTKTKGRKKEDFKEDECSDQFELKRKKKKKKKKKAASEAHSEGSVNVEGHLDSDYQEESEKQIKVLKKEKRKARYHSSLSLENNESSDGELSNHCTDGTKENKFAFIKSRKNSALNLELDGEVAKKKKKRDIFSFSLEDIQDSEHEQFEKVHKKPHRYISQEEAFLNKNQGTDIIQNDGESFARRKKRKKKKDKSNSVLPHLDNEDNIYGVPDGPSALSDVRKMQRKNSQELTLPDREEKGTTGNSGSIRETKRKKRSKDVSSLIYEDNQDYSHRVPDKDLPAQQQVESEVEELSGKKAKKNIKDNNEVIEKKRKKKIQKEEEETRYSKFSLSNDSASKSPKLTRLESNKKDKESERKQVACVRGDTVEWVLCNNNNVLCDRKRKNRKKAAPQDCAEEPGSKAHMKKPKIEDLGSEALEHVDDITIVQEKKGNCDEVNIDKVRRQALQEEIDRESGKTKVISPKVEQNTKFGQWSTAAFQSSEEEMKFFRLMGGFKKGSVPSQNLSATTTKPNMALNREGEEKLQQTLKMEFDKAMDLKQHRGVGLGFQTAANKKVYIDKYKSRSIKFED